TTATCTGTCATCATGAAGTCATACATCGTCTGATACTCCCTTACAAAGCGGTTGTTATGGTAACCATCCATGTACCACACCTGTAAGGGAAGAAAccaaaaataatgtataaaagatcttaaaatatgtaatgatttttgttgtttttggtgtcAATGTGATACATGACTGTGTTCCATAAACACCAGGTATTCTTCtaaagcagcagacagctgctgctgtctccctTTCACTGTGGCCTGATAgctcagcagacacacagcagaactgaattCTCGTTCTGATCAAAAGCAACGCTGCGAAAACCTGACTGAGATCCCTGCAACAAGGTTAGTTAGCGTGAATGTCTACTAAACACAGTCAGAATACTGTACAGCAAGGACCTTTaccggaaccacaattctttccagcttGGCCCATCCTCAAGAGAGAGACCGCCAGCTAACAAGAAGTAGGCCTACTTCAAAGCAACCTTCTTTCcctccatggactggtaacgtaactaGCACtacatagcttcacatagcttaacagtgtactttactaagcacaggactgtgttacttttgtgaatgtatatgtattgatttggagcattaagttttatttttgtgatgtgtgttttcatttgttagGTCACTGGGTAGCTttgagtctttgcatgctaactaactctcttTTAACTGGGCACTTAAaactgcccctttaaccattgtaaattcCAACACTGCTTAGCCTAATCGTGTTTGTTagggttagtgaagccagataaccGAAAGATATCTGGggtatgttgaacttgcttcgtagtacaggcTCCAtggtctccatggtggagaggaggtcatgtggctcaggtctgtttggcGACACCTGACGTTGCTCAACATCCTCCTGGAtccattcttcatatatgtttacaatctatttataattttgtcatcctgattgtccatactgtaattttactatgttggtctattctgaaCACAAaatctatttcctgtctgtccgtcctgggagagggatccgtCTTCTGTTGCTcatcctgaggtttcttccattttttcccagtaaaaagttttttttgggaaagtttttcctcatccgaatcaagggtctaaggacagagggtgtcatgtgctgtacagattgtaaagccccttgaggcaaatttgtgatttgtgaaattgggttttataaataaaaatgacttgacttgactcaTCTCcaagctgaaataaaactgatgtTGTATTCttgctgttattgtgttttattttgttgctgcGACTCACTCTGTTGTCTCCAGCCGGAGCGATTGGGTCGGTCATCCACGATCCAAACCTTGATCCAGATGTCTTGATGGTGATTGGCTCAGAGATTCCTGTCAGCTTACCACaagctgaaacacaaacagtaacatACAAAGGTacagggtggacaaaataacacaaacaattGAAGGTACAGGGGGGGACAAAATTACTGGAACACCTGCACAAACTGCAGCCGAGATTTCTTGAGGGGAATGGAGTTTAGTTTGTGTTGTTCACAACTTTAAAAgatgacattaaaaaacaacagcttcccccacccacatgtcgaagtgtccttgctcctgagggctgtgccctCGGTATGTGAGTGTGAAAGATTAGTTtttttggactgatgagcaatgtgatatgtagtgtgaagtactttgagtggttggaagactagaaaggcactatacaagtacagtccatttaccatctttCAGGAACAGATAATCCATAGAAATAGTTTTCTGAGGGACTGTtgtctactgaagaaatagtttaTATGAACACTGTTGaaagtgaaacttttttttcaatgagacctttttgtgtgtttgtctgttttgtgtttagcGTCTACGCTTGCCCAGTACCACTCAGGTTTTCCCCCCAAGTACAGACTCAGTGgttcattttgttcatttttctgtttgtgtctttgtttgttcgTTTGTGTGTTTACTCACTGGCCCCCTGCAGGcttctgcctgtgtgtttgtttattagtttgtttatttctctgtgtttgtttgtttattccacTGTTATTAAGTCACCCACCTCTGCATGCAGGCCCTCAGCCGGTCGcccaggctgtgtgtgtttgttagtttgttatttgtctgtttgtatatttctttgtttgtgtgtttactgttgttCATTTgcgtctttatttatttttcagtttgtttgtttatttgtctatTGTTTACTCACCCAGCCTCTGCATGCAGGCCCTCAACCGGTCTTCCAGGCTCATAACTCGGCTGTGGAGCTCCTGGTAATCTAGACCTCCCAGTTGTTCCTGCAGTGATCCCAGCAGCTCTGTTACATTTGCTGCCTCCTCCTTAAACTGTCGGACCAGCAGAGCATCTGCCTTGTATGTCTCCAGGACTGGGATCAGAGGACGTAATTCCTCCATCTTTGCTTTAatggactgacagacagacagcaaagaTCAATAACCATCTAGACATTTCCAGACTGTCTCAACAGTCCACCTTCACATGGTGGTCTGAGCTTCAGATGTTTGTTTattctaaatgttttattgtttacatttcatAGATTAATGACTAATATTTGGATAATTAActtaataatatatgtaattaTTGTTACACAGTGCTCAGGTCAGTTTTGTCAGATGTCAGCTGTAAATTACGAGGATTACTGAACCTTCTACAGGGGagggttagcattagcagcacGTTAGgagagcagcagcttcagtcctccgtctgtgtctacacaggatgcgttcaggTACAGTATTGAGTGTGGGTCAGCAGCACTCAGATCCCAACAAACAATAATTTTAGCTACAtgcataaaacaaaagaaaatagacttgaagcgTAAAAGAGCTTTGCTGAGTTGTTGATTGGTAGTTTAAGGCATGATGTCATGATTTGGGAGGGACCTTATACTGTCTGGCGATGTTGGTCTCGTGTCCGTCTTCCActtgtttgaatttgttttccagACCCTTCAGCTGAACTTCCATTTTCTCTACAAACTGCAGATCTCTCTGAGTCCGCTGGTCCAGAACCTCAATGGACTGACTCATATTTTGAACCTGGacgacacaaacacacaacacataatatgtatatattactgctactgctactactaccactCTACtactatattataataaatatcatTGATAGGTTAGCTGATAATACCAGAATCAGTGGTACAGTTAGTACAGTTATTCTGCACCTGGACAACATGACAGTATCACAACATTTATCACATAATACTACAATACTgccactgctactactaccaccataatacacaatataccttttttttaaaacatcactgTCAGGTTATCTGGTATTACCAGAATCAGAGGTATCAGGAGTAgtaatattattgttattattataagcATTATTTTTCATCAGTATTATTTTCAGCAGCACCATCAGTAGTATTATTACAGTAGTATAATAATCGGAAGTAGTATTTCATACCTTCTCCAGAAGTTGTCTGAGCTGTTTGGTTCGGGCGTCTCTGGAGCAGACCGTCTGCTGAGGCGCAACCACCGTACAAACACATCGACCTTCAGAGTCCTGAGCTGAACTGTACACCTGCCAGCCCTCCTCAGGGACAGAAGGGCCCACCTGTCAGACAGGAAATCAGAGGACAACAACGGAAGTACGAAGTGTTGTTGATGACCGTAATTACTGCAGTGCAAAGGtgtgtttaaaatgatcaatttCAATCAAGAGACAGCAGTAGTCAAAGAGAGAGCGCAGTAGAGGGAAGTCCCTCtacttctgtctctcttcaacCTTCAAACCTGCCAGTCCTGCTCAGGGGCAAACAGACCCATGTTAATATTCTCCTGCAGAAatcttttaaataattaaaatcaacaGGAAATAGTTTTGTCCTGTGTTTGCTGTCCTCTGCAGACTGAACTCAGTATCACACACTGatgtatttacagtggtgtgaaaaagtgtttgcccccttcctgatttcttatttttttgtatgtttgtcacacttaaatgtttcagatcatcaaacaaattaaaataatagtcaaagataacacaagtaaacacaaaatgcagtttttaaatgaaggctgttattattaagggaaaacaaaatccaaacctacatggccctgtgtggaaaaagtgattgccccctaaacctaataactggttgggccacccttagcagcaacaactgcaatcgagcatttgtgataacttgcaatgagtcttttacagcgctgtggaggaattttggtccactcatctttgcagaattgttgtaattcagccacactggagggttttcgagcatgaactgcctttttaaggtcatgccacagcatctcaataggattcaggtcaggactttgactaggccactccaaagtcttcaatttgttcttcttcagccattcagaggtagacttgctggtgtgttttggataattgtcctgctgcagaacccaacttcacttcagcttgaggtcacaaacagatggccggacgttctccttcaggagtttttggtagacagcagaattcatggttccatttatcacagcaagtcttccaggtcctgaagcagcaaaacagccccaaagTGTGCCAAACAGCCCCAAAGTACGCATGCGCCAGCCTGCAtcctgcctgttgccgtagctccgtctcgtcgtcttactttttccaacttttagctttcctttttcttccaaacttgattaacttgtgtgtaagtataatttaaactacgctctttacgaaaatgagagtagaaagtgttttagtactttttttcgcca
This sequence is a window from Siniperca chuatsi isolate FFG_IHB_CAS linkage group LG5, ASM2008510v1, whole genome shotgun sequence. Protein-coding genes within it:
- the LOC122876388 gene encoding noelin-like, which translates into the protein MESEDNMLNVFLLLLIGSLFTVVGPSVPEEGWQVYSSAQDSEGRCVCTVVAPQQTVCSRDARTKQLRQLLEKVQNMSQSIEVLDQRTQRDLQFVEKMEVQLKGLENKFKQVEDGHETNIARQYKSIKAKMEELRPLIPVLETYKADALLVRQFKEEAANVTELLGSLQEQLGGLDYQELHSRVMSLEDRLRACMQRLACGKLTGISEPITIKTSGSRFGSWMTDPIAPAGDNRVWYMDGYHNNRFVREYQTMYDFMMTDNFTSHRLPHPWSGTGQVVYNGSIYFNKFQSHTIIKFDFSTSLISRSRQLDFAGYNNMYHYSWGGHSDIDLMVDEGGLWAVYATNQNAGNIVLSQLNPNTLQIIRSWNTNHPKRSAGEAFMICGTLYVTNGYSGGTKVYYAYSTNSSTYEYIDIPLTNKYSHLSMLDYNPRDRALYAWNNGHQVLYNVTLYHIIQ